In Streptomyces sp. NBC_00433, a single genomic region encodes these proteins:
- a CDS encoding alpha/beta hydrolase: MAADSAAPPPVSQAEAEEASAFRHAPVPADAGAAYGDHEDQLVDFYRPRLPRGSDARPAPLVVLLHGGAWRAPYDRAHVSPLAAHLAGHGFAVASVEYRKGAADRPAAAGRWPDTFDDVAAAVDALPALAVRALGAGLVDPRRVVLTGHSAGGHLALWAAARHVLPPESRWHRPSPPPLRGVVALAPIADFTSAMRMRVCSDAVTELLGGPDHLAARLPHTDPAALLPTGIPVTIVHGTTDIDVPPEVSHAFARAAAAAGEEVVTAWLPATGHFPLIDPSAPAVSAVTDEIAQLAW; this comes from the coding sequence ATGGCCGCCGACTCCGCCGCGCCCCCGCCCGTGTCCCAGGCCGAGGCGGAGGAGGCGTCGGCCTTCCGGCACGCACCGGTGCCGGCGGACGCCGGCGCCGCCTACGGCGACCACGAGGACCAGCTGGTCGACTTCTACCGGCCCCGCCTGCCGCGCGGCTCTGACGCCCGCCCGGCCCCGCTGGTCGTCCTGCTGCACGGCGGCGCCTGGCGCGCACCTTACGACCGCGCGCACGTCTCCCCGCTGGCCGCGCACCTGGCGGGGCACGGATTCGCGGTGGCGTCGGTCGAATACCGCAAGGGCGCCGCCGACCGGCCCGCGGCCGCCGGGCGGTGGCCCGACACCTTCGACGACGTGGCGGCCGCCGTCGACGCGCTGCCCGCACTGGCCGTGCGCGCCCTCGGCGCCGGCCTGGTCGATCCGCGCCGCGTCGTCCTCACCGGACACAGCGCGGGCGGCCACCTGGCGCTGTGGGCCGCCGCCCGGCACGTCCTGCCCCCCGAATCCCGCTGGCACCGCCCCTCACCTCCCCCGTTGCGCGGCGTCGTGGCGCTCGCGCCGATAGCCGACTTCACCTCCGCGATGCGGATGCGCGTCTGCTCCGACGCGGTGACCGAGCTGCTCGGCGGCCCCGACCACCTCGCCGCCCGCCTCCCGCACACCGACCCGGCCGCGCTGCTCCCCACCGGCATCCCGGTCACCATCGTGCACGGCACCACTGACATCGACGTCCCGCCCGAGGTCAGCCACGCATTCGCCCGCGCGGCGGCGGCAGCGGGCGAGGAGGTCGTCACAGCCTGGCTCCCCGCCACGGGCCACTTCCCCCTGATCGACCCCTCCGCCCCGGCGGTGTCGGCGGTCACCGACGAGATCGCACAACTCGCCTGGTAG
- a CDS encoding Crp/Fnr family transcriptional regulator → MDDVLRRAPLFAALDDEQAAELRASMTEVTLARGDSLFHEGDPGDRLYVVTEGKVKLHRTSPDGRENMLAVVGPGELIGELSLFDPGPRTATATALTELKLLGLGHGDLQPWLNVRPEVSTALLRAVARRLRRTNDVMSDLVFSDVPGRVAKALLDLSRRFGVQSEEGIHVVHDLTQEELAQLVGASRETVNKALADFAGRGWLRLEARAVILLDVERLAKRSR, encoded by the coding sequence GTGGACGACGTTCTGCGCCGTGCCCCGCTCTTCGCGGCGCTCGACGACGAGCAGGCCGCTGAACTGCGTGCCTCCATGACCGAGGTCACGCTCGCGCGTGGCGACTCGCTGTTCCACGAGGGCGACCCCGGGGACCGGCTGTACGTCGTCACCGAAGGCAAGGTGAAGCTGCACCGCACCTCGCCCGACGGCCGGGAGAACATGCTGGCCGTGGTCGGACCCGGTGAGCTGATCGGAGAGCTGTCGCTCTTCGACCCCGGTCCGCGCACCGCCACCGCCACCGCACTGACCGAGCTGAAGCTGCTCGGGCTGGGCCACGGCGACCTGCAGCCCTGGCTGAACGTACGGCCCGAGGTCTCCACGGCGCTGCTGCGCGCGGTCGCCCGCAGGCTGCGGCGCACCAACGACGTCATGTCCGACCTGGTCTTCTCCGACGTCCCCGGGCGTGTCGCCAAGGCGCTGCTCGACCTCTCCCGCCGCTTCGGCGTCCAGTCGGAGGAAGGCATCCACGTCGTCCACGACCTCACGCAGGAGGAGCTGGCCCAGCTCGTCGGCGCGTCGCGCGAGACCGTGAACAAGGCTCTCGCCGACTTCGCCGGGCGCGGGTGGCTCCGCCTTGAGGCCCGCGCGGTCATCCTGCTCGACGTCGAGCGCTTGGCGAAGCGCAGTCGCTGA
- the fbaA gene encoding class II fructose-bisphosphate aldolase, giving the protein MPIATPEVYNDMLDRAKAGGFAYPAINVTSSQTLHAALRGLAEAESDGIIQISTGGAEFLGGQYSKDMVTGAVALAEFAHIVAEKYPVTVALHTDHCPKDKLDAYVRPLLAISQERVDAGRNPLFQSHMWDGSAETLDDNLAIAKELLAQAAKAKIILEMEITPTGGEEDGVSHEINDNLYTTVDDAFRTVEAVGLGEQGRYLLAASFGNVHGVYKPGNVVLRPSILKELQDAVAQKYGKANAFDFVFHGGSGSTIEEIDEALGNGVVKMNIDTDLQYAFTRPVAAHMFTNYDGVLKVDGEVGNKKAYDPRVWGKSAEAGMAARVVVAAQNLRSAGNKRK; this is encoded by the coding sequence ATGCCCATCGCAACCCCCGAGGTCTACAACGACATGCTCGACCGGGCGAAGGCAGGCGGCTTCGCCTACCCGGCCATCAATGTCACCTCGTCGCAGACGCTGCATGCCGCGCTGCGCGGCCTCGCCGAGGCGGAGAGCGACGGCATCATCCAGATCTCCACGGGCGGCGCGGAGTTCCTGGGCGGGCAGTACAGCAAGGACATGGTGACCGGCGCGGTCGCGCTGGCCGAGTTCGCGCACATCGTCGCCGAGAAGTACCCGGTCACGGTCGCGCTGCACACCGACCACTGCCCGAAGGACAAGCTGGACGCCTACGTCCGTCCGCTGCTGGCGATCTCCCAGGAGCGGGTCGACGCCGGCCGCAACCCGCTCTTCCAGTCCCACATGTGGGACGGCTCCGCCGAGACCCTGGACGACAACCTCGCCATCGCCAAGGAGCTGCTGGCGCAGGCGGCCAAGGCCAAGATCATCCTGGAGATGGAGATCACCCCGACCGGCGGTGAGGAGGACGGCGTCTCGCACGAGATCAACGACAACCTCTACACCACCGTCGACGACGCCTTCCGCACCGTCGAGGCCGTCGGCCTCGGCGAGCAGGGCCGCTACCTGCTGGCCGCCTCCTTCGGCAACGTGCACGGCGTCTACAAGCCGGGCAACGTGGTGCTTCGCCCCAGCATCCTCAAGGAGCTGCAGGACGCCGTCGCGCAGAAGTACGGCAAGGCCAACGCCTTCGACTTCGTCTTCCACGGCGGCTCGGGCTCCACGATCGAGGAGATCGACGAGGCGCTGGGGAACGGTGTCGTCAAGATGAACATCGACACCGACCTGCAGTACGCCTTCACCCGGCCCGTCGCCGCGCACATGTTCACCAACTACGACGGTGTGCTCAAGGTGGACGGCGAGGTCGGCAACAAGAAGGCCTACGACCCGCGTGTGTGGGGCAAGTCCGCCGAGGCGGGTATGGCCGCCCGGGTCGTCGTCGCCGCGCAGAACCTGCGGTCGGCCGGCAACAAGCGCAAGTAG
- a CDS encoding alpha/beta hydrolase encodes MNLADGSENPWKKGGSSASVARPDGPWTHRDVAANGARFHIAEVGDGPLVLFLHGFPQFWWTWRHQLTALADAGYRAVAMDLRGVGGSDRTPRGYDPGNLALDVTGVIRSLGEPDAALVGHDLGGYLAWTAAAMRPKLVRRLAVCSMPHPRHWRSAMLTDLRQSRSGAYIWGFQRPWLPERQLVADDAALVGKLIHSWSGPSLPDDEAIDVYRRAMQIPSTAHCAIEPYRWLVRSMARPDGIQFNRRMKRPVRVPTLHLHGSLDPAIRTASAAGSGEYVEAPYRWRLFDGLGHFPHEEDPAAFSAELINWLKDPEPDR; translated from the coding sequence ATGAACCTCGCCGACGGGTCGGAAAACCCGTGGAAAAAAGGCGGGTCGAGCGCGTCGGTGGCCCGGCCCGACGGCCCCTGGACGCACCGCGACGTGGCCGCCAACGGCGCCCGCTTCCACATCGCCGAGGTCGGTGACGGGCCGCTGGTGCTGTTCCTGCACGGCTTCCCGCAGTTCTGGTGGACCTGGCGGCACCAGCTCACCGCGCTGGCGGACGCCGGCTACCGCGCGGTGGCGATGGACCTGCGCGGGGTCGGCGGCAGCGACCGTACGCCCCGCGGCTACGACCCGGGCAACCTCGCGCTCGACGTGACCGGGGTGATCCGCTCCCTCGGTGAGCCGGACGCCGCCCTCGTCGGCCACGACCTGGGCGGATATCTGGCCTGGACGGCGGCGGCGATGCGGCCCAAGCTGGTGCGCAGGCTCGCGGTCTGCTCGATGCCGCACCCCCGCCACTGGCGCAGCGCGATGCTGACCGACCTGCGGCAGAGCCGCTCGGGGGCGTACATCTGGGGCTTCCAGCGGCCGTGGCTGCCCGAGCGGCAGCTGGTCGCGGACGACGCGGCGCTGGTGGGGAAGCTGATCCACTCCTGGTCGGGGCCCTCGCTGCCCGACGACGAGGCGATCGACGTCTACCGGCGGGCGATGCAGATCCCGTCCACCGCGCACTGCGCGATAGAGCCCTACCGCTGGCTGGTGCGGTCGATGGCGCGGCCCGACGGCATCCAGTTCAACCGCAGGATGAAGCGGCCGGTCAGGGTGCCGACGCTGCATCTGCACGGTTCGCTCGACCCGGCGATCAGGACGGCCAGCGCGGCCGGCAGCGGCGAATACGTCGAGGCGCCCTACCGCTGGCGGCTCTTCGACGGCCTCGGGCACTTCCCGCACGAGGAGGATCCGGCCGCCTTCTCCGCCGAGCTGATCAACTGGCTCAAGGACCCCGAGCCGGACCGCTGA
- a CDS encoding DUF3151 domain-containing protein — translation MVNHQNLLGGPNPTHLPDDPEPRELLAAGTAPAEVAAKYPASSLVWAQLADDAFEGGRVVESYAYARTGYHRGLDSLRRAGWKGHGPVPFEHEPNRGFLRALHALGRAAQAIGEEDEYERCTAFLRDSSPTAADTLS, via the coding sequence ATGGTCAATCACCAGAACCTGCTCGGGGGCCCCAACCCCACCCACCTGCCCGACGACCCGGAGCCGCGCGAACTGCTCGCCGCGGGTACGGCGCCCGCCGAGGTCGCGGCGAAATACCCGGCCTCCTCGCTGGTCTGGGCCCAGCTCGCCGACGACGCCTTCGAGGGCGGCCGCGTCGTGGAGTCCTACGCCTATGCCCGCACCGGCTACCACCGCGGCCTCGACTCGCTGCGCAGGGCCGGCTGGAAGGGCCACGGCCCGGTGCCCTTCGAGCACGAGCCCAACCGCGGCTTCCTGCGCGCGCTGCACGCCCTGGGCCGGGCCGCCCAGGCCATCGGCGAGGAGGACGAGTACGAGCGCTGCACCGCCTTCCTGCGGGACAGCTCGCCGACCGCCGCCGACACCCTGAGCTGA
- a CDS encoding DUF3152 domain-containing protein has translation MAGQRSRRRHGRRRAKSRAAIAGPLALGVLFLVVVTGGYAAWQKTQGTASSAVLDNGLNPTPTATTTPPPRATGTPSARPSTGGPKKSATPSPSRTPAKPSATSVPKSGSGSFGTADATGSASGHGTIRRYKVEVEGGITLSATDAAHEIADILANPRGWTADGHDGFQLVSSGHADFVIKIATPDTVDDICGAAGLLTRGEVNCDVGATVVVNLKRWMLGSPEFDGPIEGYRALIINHEVGHRIGHHHEGCPGPGKPAPVMMQQIKGLKGCTANQWPYDTHGHYISGPRVP, from the coding sequence TTGGCAGGACAGCGCAGCCGACGTCGGCATGGGCGCCGGCGGGCGAAGAGCCGTGCCGCGATAGCCGGACCCCTCGCGCTCGGCGTCCTCTTCCTGGTCGTCGTCACCGGGGGATACGCCGCCTGGCAGAAGACCCAGGGGACCGCGAGCTCCGCGGTCCTCGACAACGGCCTCAACCCGACCCCCACCGCCACCACCACGCCACCGCCGCGGGCCACCGGCACCCCGTCCGCCCGGCCGTCCACCGGCGGTCCGAAGAAGAGCGCGACGCCCAGCCCGTCCCGCACGCCCGCCAAGCCCTCGGCGACCTCCGTGCCCAAGTCCGGCAGCGGCAGCTTCGGCACCGCCGACGCCACAGGAAGCGCCTCCGGCCACGGCACGATCCGCCGCTACAAAGTCGAGGTCGAGGGCGGCATCACGCTGTCCGCCACCGACGCGGCCCACGAGATCGCCGACATCCTGGCCAACCCGCGGGGCTGGACCGCCGACGGCCACGACGGCTTCCAGCTGGTCTCCTCCGGCCACGCCGACTTCGTGATCAAGATCGCGACGCCGGACACCGTGGACGACATCTGCGGCGCCGCCGGCCTGCTCACCCGCGGCGAGGTCAACTGCGACGTCGGCGCCACCGTCGTGGTCAACCTCAAGCGCTGGATGCTCGGGTCGCCCGAATTCGACGGCCCCATCGAGGGCTACCGCGCCCTGATCATCAACCACGAGGTCGGCCACCGCATCGGCCACCACCACGAGGGCTGCCCGGGGCCCGGCAAGCCGGCACCGGTGATGATGCAGCAGATCAAGGGCCTCAAGGGCTGCACCGCCAACCAGTGGCCGTACGACACCCACGGCCACTACATCTCAGGACCGCGCGTCCCCTGA
- the pyrE gene encoding orotate phosphoribosyltransferase, with protein sequence MSDDVRSALLQQIKDKAVVHGKVTLSSGIEADFYIDLRRITLDGEAAPLAGQVMLDLTADLDFDAVGGLTLGADPVAGAMLHASAARGRRLDAFVVRKANKAHGLQRRIEGTEVKGRRVLVVEDTSTTGGSPLTAVEAVREAGGEVVAVAVIVDRGAEPKVTQEGLPYLAAYSLADLGLA encoded by the coding sequence ATGAGTGACGACGTACGCAGTGCGCTGCTGCAGCAGATCAAGGACAAGGCCGTGGTGCACGGCAAGGTGACCCTCTCCTCCGGGATCGAGGCCGACTTCTACATCGACCTCCGCCGCATCACGCTGGACGGCGAGGCGGCGCCGCTGGCCGGCCAGGTGATGCTGGACCTGACGGCCGACCTGGACTTCGACGCGGTCGGCGGGCTGACGCTGGGCGCCGACCCGGTGGCGGGCGCGATGCTGCACGCCTCCGCCGCGCGCGGGCGGCGGCTGGACGCCTTCGTGGTGCGGAAGGCCAACAAGGCGCACGGGCTGCAGCGGCGTATCGAGGGCACCGAGGTCAAGGGCCGCCGCGTGCTGGTGGTGGAGGACACCTCGACCACCGGCGGTTCGCCGCTGACGGCCGTCGAGGCGGTCAGGGAGGCGGGCGGCGAGGTGGTCGCGGTCGCGGTGATCGTCGACCGGGGCGCGGAGCCGAAGGTTACGCAGGAGGGTCTGCCGTATCTCGCCGCGTATTCGCTGGCCGACCTCGGCCTGGCCTGA
- a CDS encoding CoA pyrophosphatase — translation MTQARGTGAGPEVAVSRDGLPGWLGPVADAADGIRPEQLSRFLPPAAGGRQSAVLILFGEGDGGGAGPAPDLLLIERSAALRSHAGQPSFPGGALDPEDGDADGDGPLRAALREAREETGLDPSGVQLFGVLPRLYIPVSGFVVTPVLGWWRAPSPVGVVDPAETARVFRVPLAELTDPANRATLTHPSGFRGPAFLVRDALVWGFTAGLIDKILHFAGWELPWDEDRTVPLGRL, via the coding sequence ATGACGCAGGCACGGGGGACGGGGGCGGGGCCCGAGGTGGCGGTCAGCCGGGACGGGCTGCCCGGCTGGCTCGGCCCGGTCGCGGACGCGGCGGACGGGATACGTCCCGAGCAGCTGAGCCGCTTCCTGCCGCCCGCGGCCGGGGGGCGCCAGTCGGCGGTCCTCATCCTCTTCGGCGAGGGGGACGGCGGCGGTGCGGGGCCCGCGCCCGATCTGCTGCTCATCGAGCGGTCCGCGGCCCTGCGCTCGCACGCCGGGCAGCCCTCCTTCCCCGGCGGCGCCCTCGACCCGGAGGACGGCGACGCCGACGGTGACGGGCCGCTGCGTGCGGCGCTGCGCGAGGCCCGCGAGGAGACCGGCCTCGACCCGTCGGGAGTGCAGCTCTTCGGTGTGCTGCCGCGGCTCTACATCCCGGTCAGCGGCTTCGTGGTGACCCCGGTGCTCGGCTGGTGGCGTGCCCCGAGCCCGGTCGGCGTGGTCGACCCGGCCGAGACCGCCCGGGTCTTCCGGGTCCCGCTCGCGGAGCTGACCGATCCGGCCAACCGCGCGACCCTCACCCACCCCAGCGGCTTCCGCGGCCCGGCCTTCCTGGTCAGGGACGCCCTGGTCTGGGGCTTCACGGCGGGCCTGATCGACAAGATCCTGCACTTCGCCGGCTGGGAGCTGCCCTGGGACGAGGACCGCACCGTCCCGCTCGGCCGCCTCTAG
- the kynU gene encoding kynureninase: MSEPAAVHSAAATSEPTVTRVAGAMAGGSSAPDAGAVAGDASPTGPAGLAARAAALDAADPLAAVRDRFVLDDATVYLDGNSLGALSTGVLPRLADVVTREWGELRIRSWEESGWWTAPERIGDRIAPLVGAGPGQVVVGDSTSVNVFKAMVAAVRMAPAGRTEILVDAATFPTDGYIAAAAARLTGHTVRPVPAAEIGAAAGPLTAAALVNHVDYRTGRLHDMAGTTAALHAAGALVVWDLCHSAGALPVALDADGVDLAVGCTYKYLNGGPGSPAYLYVRRELQPRFDSPLPGWNSHTDPFGMAPGYEPAEGALRGRVGTPEILSLLALDAALDVWDGVTTDGVRAKSLGLTDFFLDCTASLVPAGRVESVTPAAHAERGSQVSLRCAGAAEVMRELTARGVVGDFRRPDVLRFGFTPLYTRYADALRAARVLADVIEGTA, translated from the coding sequence ATGTCTGAGCCCGCAGCCGTGCACAGTGCCGCGGCCACCTCTGAGCCCACCGTCACGCGTGTCGCCGGGGCCATGGCCGGTGGATCGTCCGCGCCCGACGCCGGGGCCGTGGCCGGTGATGCGTCCCCGACCGGTCCCGCGGGGCTGGCCGCCCGCGCCGCCGCTCTGGACGCCGCCGACCCGCTCGCGGCGGTACGCGACCGCTTCGTCCTCGACGACGCCACCGTCTACCTCGACGGCAATTCGCTGGGAGCGCTGAGCACCGGGGTGCTGCCCCGGCTGGCCGACGTCGTCACCCGGGAGTGGGGCGAGCTGCGGATCAGGTCCTGGGAGGAGAGCGGCTGGTGGACCGCCCCCGAGCGGATCGGCGACCGTATCGCCCCGCTGGTCGGCGCCGGACCCGGACAGGTCGTGGTCGGCGACTCGACCAGCGTCAACGTCTTCAAGGCGATGGTCGCCGCCGTCCGGATGGCGCCGGCGGGGCGGACCGAGATCCTGGTGGACGCCGCGACCTTCCCCACCGACGGCTACATCGCCGCCGCCGCGGCCCGGCTGACCGGCCACACCGTACGACCCGTGCCGGCGGCCGAGATCGGCGCCGCGGCAGGCCCGCTGACCGCGGCGGCGCTGGTCAACCACGTCGACTACCGCACCGGGCGGCTGCACGACATGGCCGGGACCACCGCCGCCCTGCACGCGGCGGGCGCGCTCGTCGTGTGGGACCTGTGCCACAGCGCGGGCGCGCTGCCGGTGGCGCTGGACGCCGACGGGGTCGACCTGGCGGTCGGCTGCACATACAAATACCTCAACGGCGGCCCAGGATCGCCCGCCTACCTCTACGTACGCCGCGAGCTGCAGCCCCGCTTCGACTCGCCGCTGCCGGGCTGGAACTCCCACACCGACCCCTTCGGCATGGCGCCCGGCTACGAGCCCGCCGAGGGCGCGCTCCGCGGTCGCGTGGGCACCCCGGAGATCCTGTCGCTGCTCGCCCTGGACGCCGCGCTCGACGTCTGGGACGGCGTGACCACCGACGGCGTACGGGCCAAGAGCCTCGGGCTGACCGACTTCTTCCTGGACTGCACCGCCTCGCTGGTGCCCGCGGGGCGGGTCGAGTCCGTGACGCCCGCCGCGCACGCGGAACGCGGCAGCCAGGTGTCGCTGCGGTGCGCGGGCGCCGCCGAGGTGATGCGCGAGCTGACCGCGCGGGGCGTCGTCGGCGACTTCCGCCGGCCCGACGTGCTGCGCTTCGGCTTCACCCCGCTCTACACCCGCTACGCCGACGCGCTGCGCGCCGCGCGCGTACTGGCCGATGTGATCGAAGGGACCGCCTGA
- a CDS encoding MarP family serine protease: MNALDFLLILAAVWFAVIGYRQGFVVGIMSVVGFLGGGLVAIYLLPLLWDKATGDATPGSVAVVTAVAIVIVCASVGQAFTTHLGNKVRTKITWSPARAIDASGGAMVNVLAMLLVAWLIGSALATTALPTIGREVRSSKVLLGVSRVMPSQADTWFTDFSSTLAQNGLPQVFGTFGSEPITSVPAPDPALVDSRVVTDARKSIVKVVGTAPSCGKVLEGSGFVFAKDRVMTNAHVVGGVSEPTVQVGGKGKLHDARVVLYDWQRDIAVLDVPGLDAPWLSLATTDERSRDDAIVAGFPENGAFDVRAARVRDRIQANGPDIYHRGTVHRDVYSLYATVRQGNSGGPLLSTDGRVAGVVFAKSLDDSNTGYALTADEIAPDVAAGRTADRQVDSQGCAL; encoded by the coding sequence GTGAACGCGCTGGACTTCCTGCTCATCCTCGCCGCCGTCTGGTTTGCCGTGATCGGCTACCGGCAGGGCTTCGTCGTCGGCATCATGTCGGTGGTCGGCTTCCTCGGCGGCGGGCTCGTCGCGATCTACCTGCTGCCGCTGCTGTGGGACAAGGCGACCGGTGACGCGACCCCGGGTTCCGTGGCGGTGGTGACCGCGGTGGCGATCGTCATCGTGTGCGCGTCGGTGGGGCAGGCGTTCACCACCCATCTGGGCAACAAGGTCCGCACGAAGATCACCTGGTCACCGGCCCGCGCGATCGACGCGAGCGGCGGCGCGATGGTCAACGTCCTGGCGATGCTGCTGGTCGCGTGGCTGATCGGCAGCGCCCTGGCCACCACGGCGCTGCCGACGATAGGGCGCGAGGTGCGGTCCTCGAAGGTGCTGCTCGGGGTGTCGCGGGTGATGCCGTCGCAGGCCGACACCTGGTTCACCGACTTCAGCTCGACCCTGGCGCAGAACGGCCTGCCGCAGGTCTTCGGGACCTTCGGCTCCGAGCCGATCACCTCGGTGCCCGCCCCCGACCCCGCGCTGGTCGACAGCCGGGTCGTGACGGACGCCAGGAAGAGCATCGTGAAGGTGGTCGGCACCGCGCCCAGCTGCGGGAAGGTGCTGGAAGGCTCCGGCTTCGTGTTCGCCAAGGACCGGGTCATGACGAACGCGCACGTCGTCGGCGGCGTCTCCGAGCCGACCGTGCAGGTCGGCGGCAAGGGGAAGCTGCACGATGCCCGGGTGGTGCTCTACGACTGGCAGCGCGACATCGCGGTGCTGGACGTGCCCGGACTCGACGCGCCGTGGCTGAGCCTCGCCACGACCGACGAGCGCAGCCGCGACGACGCGATCGTGGCCGGTTTCCCGGAGAACGGCGCCTTCGACGTGCGCGCCGCCCGCGTCCGCGACCGTATCCAGGCCAACGGCCCGGACATCTACCACCGCGGCACGGTCCATCGCGACGTCTACTCGCTCTACGCGACTGTCCGGCAGGGCAATTCCGGCGGCCCGCTGCTCAGCACGGACGGGCGGGTCGCCGGAGTGGTCTTCGCCAAGTCGCTCGACGACTCCAACACCGGTTACGCCCTGACCGCCGACGAGATCGCCCCCGACGTGGCCGCGGGACGTACCGCGGACCGGCAGGTGGACAGCCAGGGCTGCGCGCTGTGA
- a CDS encoding tryptophan 2,3-dioxygenase family protein: MSDTPTDEAETPNLSFEGSTPYEDYVQASVLTHLQHPLSDEPGEMAFLVTTQVMELWFTLLVHEWTTAARALRQDDLPTAMAALHRSLPELESLNASWKPIAHLTPGQFNAYRSALGEGSGFQSAMYRRLEFLLGDKSASMLVPHRGTPGAHAELEKALTEPSLYDEVLRLLDRRGYAIPADVLDRDPALRYEPHPEVERAWQRVYAADDQDSDLIRLGETLTDVAEYVWRWRNDHLVATRRAMGAKTGTGGSAGVAWLEKRATKNVFPELWTARSYV; encoded by the coding sequence ATGTCAGACACACCGACCGACGAGGCGGAGACCCCGAACCTCTCGTTCGAGGGCAGCACGCCGTACGAGGACTACGTACAGGCGTCCGTGCTCACCCATCTGCAGCACCCGCTCTCCGACGAGCCCGGCGAGATGGCCTTCCTGGTCACCACCCAGGTCATGGAGCTGTGGTTCACGCTGCTGGTCCACGAATGGACCACCGCCGCCCGCGCACTCCGGCAGGACGACCTGCCCACCGCGATGGCGGCGCTGCACCGCAGCCTGCCGGAGCTGGAGTCGCTGAACGCCTCCTGGAAGCCGATCGCGCACCTGACTCCCGGGCAGTTCAACGCCTACCGGTCCGCCCTCGGCGAGGGCTCCGGCTTCCAGTCCGCCATGTACCGCCGGCTGGAATTCCTGCTCGGCGACAAGTCCGCGTCCATGCTCGTACCGCACCGCGGCACCCCCGGCGCGCACGCCGAACTGGAGAAGGCCCTCACCGAGCCGAGCCTCTACGACGAGGTGCTGCGGCTGCTCGACCGGCGCGGCTACGCCATCCCCGCCGACGTCCTCGACCGCGACCCGGCGCTGCGGTACGAGCCGCACCCCGAGGTCGAAAGGGCCTGGCAGCGCGTCTACGCCGCCGACGACCAGGACTCCGACCTGATCAGGCTCGGCGAGACCCTCACCGACGTCGCCGAATACGTATGGCGCTGGCGCAACGACCACCTGGTCGCGACCCGCCGCGCGATGGGCGCGAAGACCGGGACCGGCGGCTCCGCGGGGGTGGCCTGGCTGGAGAAGCGGGCCACGAAGAACGTCTTCCCCGAGCTGTGGACGGCGCGCAGCTATGTCTGA
- the nth gene encoding endonuclease III — MATSSGATSGAAAGGAGVKKKAKVAQTHTGLVRQARRINRELAEVYPYAHPELDFENPFELLIATVLSAQTTDLRVNQTTPALFALYPTPEAMAAAQPAALEEILRPTGFFRAKARSVLGLSVALRDDFGGEVPGRLEDLVKLPGVGRKTANVVLGNAFGVPGITVDTHFGRLSRRFGWTTSEDPEKVEQDVAGLFPKSEWTMLSHRVVFHGRRICHARKPACGACPIAHLCPSYGEGEMDPEKAKKLLKYEKGGAPGQRLKPPVDYPGQPAPPLAAS, encoded by the coding sequence ATGGCGACGAGTAGTGGCGCGACGAGCGGGGCCGCGGCCGGCGGGGCCGGGGTCAAGAAGAAGGCGAAGGTCGCGCAGACGCATACGGGGCTTGTGCGGCAGGCCCGGCGGATCAACCGCGAACTGGCCGAGGTGTATCCGTACGCCCATCCCGAGCTGGATTTCGAGAATCCCTTCGAGCTGCTGATCGCCACCGTGCTGTCCGCGCAGACGACCGACCTGCGGGTGAATCAGACGACGCCGGCGCTGTTCGCGCTGTATCCGACGCCGGAGGCGATGGCGGCGGCGCAGCCGGCGGCGCTGGAGGAGATCCTGCGGCCCACCGGTTTCTTCCGCGCCAAGGCGCGCTCGGTGCTCGGCCTGTCCGTGGCGCTGCGCGACGACTTCGGCGGCGAGGTGCCCGGCCGCCTGGAGGACCTGGTCAAGCTGCCGGGTGTCGGCCGCAAGACGGCCAATGTGGTGCTCGGCAATGCCTTCGGGGTGCCGGGGATCACGGTGGACACGCACTTCGGGCGGCTGTCCCGGCGCTTCGGCTGGACCACCTCGGAGGACCCGGAGAAGGTCGAGCAGGATGTCGCGGGGCTCTTCCCGAAGTCGGAGTGGACGATGCTGTCGCACCGCGTCGTCTTCCACGGCCGCCGGATCTGCCATGCCCGCAAGCCGGCCTGCGGCGCCTGCCCCATCGCGCACCTGTGCCCGTCGTACGGCGAGGGCGAGATGGACCCGGAGAAGGCGAAGAAGCTGCTCAAGTACGAGAAGGGCGGCGCCCCCGGCCAGCGGCTGAAGCCGCCGGTGGACTATCCGGGGCAGCCCGCGCCCCCGCTGGCGGCCTCATGA